A window of Juglans regia cultivar Chandler chromosome 7, Walnut 2.0, whole genome shotgun sequence contains these coding sequences:
- the LOC108981329 gene encoding uncharacterized protein At5g08430 encodes MRKCKRKQRVNKETETEDWCFVCKDGGQLIICEYGDCLKVYHPGCVGKDDSLLDNGKRWTCNCHSCLRCHKTPKFHCFCCPNAVCARCVNAANFVPASGKNGFCCECLELVLLAEEKVEYDSDGGKIDFTDRDTYECLFKEYWEIIKEKEGLTLDDIYTAKAKIKKSGYFSSGSGSVKFGEDEEELMISDCDMYDMEEYKPFYQRRQPKVLEFSGWGSKPLIEFLKSLGTDTTKQLSQYDVDRIISEYIRENDLLDPQNRKKVICDEKLRALLGKKSVSKRRIPNLLDAHFAENLVQSEDDGIEKEDRSSLEDKSENLMVACQRQRTLSSDKKSAEVEVEIIMQQTGYASIVAENINLVYLRRSLVEELLKDHENFEGKVVGSFVKVKADPRDYLQKNSHQLLQVTGIKETLAAGKMSSEILLQASCVPLDIHISMLSDSDFTEEECDELRQKMNSSLLRKPTVVELEQKARSLHADIMKQRIERELVLLQNQIDRANEKGWRRELYQFLDRRELLKKASEQQRLLNQQPKVLAEVVEVTGSSGDLSKQGFPCSPQSILAWNPKTPCT; translated from the exons ATGAGGAAGTGTAAGAGAAAGCAAAGGGTTAACAAAGAGACCGAAACAGAGGATTGGTGTTTCGTGTGCAAAGACGGTGGGCAGCTAATCATCTGCGAGTACGG GGATTGCCTGAAAGTTTATCATCCTGGATGTGTGGGAAAGGATGATTCACTGTTGGATAATGGAAAACGCTGGACTTGCA ATTGTCATTCTTGCTTAAGATGCCACAAAACCCCAAAGTTTCATTGCTTCTGCTGTCCAAATGCTGTATGCGCTAGGTGCGTCAATGCTGCCAACTTTGTTCCTGCTAGTGGGAAGAATGGATTCTGCTGCGAGTGTTTGGAGCTTGTTCTACTAGCAGAAGAAAAGGTGGAATACGACTCTGATGGG GGCAAGATAGACTTTACAGACAGAGATACATACGAGTGCCTGTTCAAGGAATATTGGGAAatcataaaggaaaaagaaggacTGACTTTGGATGATATCTATACTGCAAAAGCTAAGATTAAGAAGAGTGGATATTTCTCTAGTGGTTCTGGCTCTGTTAAATTtggtgaagatgaagaagaactGATGATATCTGATTGTGATATGTATGATATGGAAGAATATAAGCCATTTTACCAAAGGAGGCAGCCCAAGGTGCTAGAGTTTTCAGGTTGGGGATCAAAACCTTTAATTGAATTCCTCAAATCCCTTGGTACAGATACAACCAAACAGTTATCACAATATGATGTTGATCGTATCATCTCTGAATACATTCGTGAAAACGACCTTCTTGACCCACAAAATAGGAAGAAggttatttgtgatgaaaagcTGCGTGCTCTTTTAGGAAAGAAATCAGTATCTAAGAGGAGAATACCTAATCTTCTGGATGCCCATTTTGCTGAGAACTTGGTCCAATCCGAAGACGATGGAATTGAGAAGGAAGATAGAAGCAGTTTGGAAGACAAAAGTGAAAATCTTATGGTAGCATGTCAGAGGCAGAGAACACTGAGCTCAGATAAAAAATCTGCAGAAGTGGAAGTTGAGATTATTATGCAACAGACCGGTTATGCATCTATTGTTGCTGAGAATATAAATCTTGTCTACTTACGGAGGAGCTTAGTGGAGGAGCTATTGAAGGACCATGAAAATTTTGAGGGCAAAGTAGTGGGAAGTTTTGTAAAAGTCAAAGCAGACCCCCGAGATTATCTGCAGAAAAATTCTCACCAGCTTTTGCAAGTCACAG GCATAAAAGAAACCTTAGCTGCTGGTAAAATGAGCAGTGAAATTCTCTTGCAAGCTTCCTGTGTACCATTGGACATTCACATATCTATGCTGTCTGATTCTGACTTCACTGAG GAGGAATGTGATGAATTGCGGCAAAAAATGAATAGCAGCCTGCTTAGAAAACCTACTGTT GTGGAACTTGAACAGAAGGCCAGAAGTCTGCATGCAGATATAATGAAGCAG AGAATTGAAAGAGAGCTGGTTTTGTTACAAAATCAGATAGATCGGGCAAATGAGAAGGGCTGGAGAAGAGA ATTATATCAATTTCTTGACCGAAGAGAATTACTCAAGAAGGCTTCTGAGCAGCAACGATTGTTGAATCAGCAGCCAAAAGTTCTTGCAGAAGTTGTAGAGGTCACAGGTTCTTCTGGAGACTTGTCTAAACAAGGATTTCCTTGCTCTCCACAGTCGATCCTTGCATGGAATCCCAAAACTCCTTGTACTTAA